A segment of the Triticum urartu cultivar G1812 chromosome 1, Tu2.1, whole genome shotgun sequence genome:
AGGTAAAAACTCACTTGCAGGTTGGAAGAGATTGACCTCTTTACCCTATGAGTGAAAACAAGTGAACAATTAAAATTGCGAAACAGAAGAAAAAATCATGTTGGAACAAAATCAAGAAAGTTGCTTCACCTCTGAATCAGTGGACCTAACACATTCCACATGGTGACCATTGGACTCAGACTTCCTAATAGGCCCCATGATGTCCATTCCATGACTTCCAGCGTAGTACAGCTCGGTTAGTTTCACAAAGTCAAATACCTAGAGGGACAGGAAACTTTAGGTAGAAGAAAAATAGAGTAAGAAAGGAGCCGAGATGTAGAAACTGGTATAAACAACATACCTTGTCACGAGATCTTCCACTAATGATTGCAGTCGGGAAAAGTGATGCTACATGCCTCACAGCAGCACGCATCTGTGAAAAAAAATCTTTAGAAGCAGAATGGAAAATTCACTGATATTGTAACACATACATAGAGATGACAGTTCAAACTGTATGTGGAGCAAGGGTTTAAAAATAAACCTCGTCAGACATTACTGCATTTGCAGGATTGTCCACAATAGGCGAAAGAGTTCCATCATAATCAAGAAACAATGCCAATTTTTTTCCACGGGCAAGCTCAGTAATTGCCTCGAAAGAGCCTAAAGCAGAAGGATAATTCACCTACGAAACAAAACGATGGAAATAATTTAACGGTGTGTGGTTTCCTTGTAATACTATCAGATGCTATAGAATCAAATACATACCATCCAATTACGATACCGCAAATCAAGATCATCAGCTTGAACATCATGGGGTAAGAAGTCCTTGCTTTGCCTCTTACGAGGAGGTGAGGAGGCCAGCATCAGATCAAGCCATCCGGCAGCACGAACCTCTTCGATCTTGCTGGGAAGAGGTTTCTTCTTTGGGGTGTTCAGGTAAAGCCCAGAAGATGGGAAGCTAGTAGGCGTTGTGTACGTCATAGGCAAGGCTAGTGAGGGGAGAGGATCAACAAAAACAGGGGAGTTGTGGCTCGTCTTCAAATCCATAAACAGAACAAGACTTCCTGTCAGTCTTGTTGTCAAACTACAAACTACCAACAACAGAAGTAGAGTGCCGGACTGAAGAATGAAACAGAGAACACTCAACCAACCCTCTTATCAATAAAAAACGGGGATCTTTTCGTCACTGCAAACGTGCATGAAACGCATCCAACTCAGCAAGCGAGAAGACCCTGCATTTTGTGTCAATGAACAAATTtagcagggggggggggggggaagtaAATAACTGAAATAACAAGGAGAATACCCGGACGCATACCGGTTGATATCGCTAAGAGGAAGGCTCCTGTATCTGACGGGTCCGGCCCAAGAACAATAATTGAGTAGAGTCACAACCAACACTGCATTAAGAAGACGACCACTTTGTTATTTAATGGAACACCAAAACTAAAGCAAGAACAGCTGACAACACTGCTCGGGTTGCTTTACAAAATAGCTAGTACATTTGTCTTGCAAGTTAAAATAGGAAATAAGAATCCTGGGGGACAAGGAGAAATGAGAAGACACGACGGTGTGATTCCATTTATGCACCACCAAACATTAGTTGGAAAATGACATATCATCCATCCATCACTTTTTTAACCGAACATCCACCCATCATTAGCAGCTAAAATTGACAGCATGGAACAAAATGACACGGCTACAGAAAGTGGGAACCGCATAATCCAAGTTTGAAACCCCAAACCCTATGTAAATCCTAACACAATAGTACAATTGACCGGTGGAAGTTTAAATAAAGAAGGAAGAAGGTAAGGAAAAACAACTGTTGAGAAGCAAATCGAGAATGCATACATGGACAAGTACAAAGCATGTGCACATGGCCATTACTAGTGCTAATAATGGTGGCAACAAGAACGTAAACTATAACCCAATAATGGATTAGCTGAGCTGCCGCTGTGCGTTTTCATCTCTGATGGATGGAACCAACTGAGGGATTGGATAGGGATAGCGCAGTGCACCAATCAAGCAAATCCAAGCAATCAATCTGCCTTCACATCATAATGGAGCCCGGGCGACGCAACATGCCCCGCGCAACGGCGGCAGTGAAAGCCACAGCccccatcaaccccaaccaaCAAGGACAATTGCGCGCGACGACAAGCCCAAGCCAGCGGGTGTACTGCCTTGAATTATTTTTTCAAGACAATCAGTCTCCCCATCTCTCCCCTTGCAAGTTGCAATGCATCCAAAAAGGATTGGGGAAAAGGGCAAAAAGAAGGTACGGGCATGGGACCCTCGCGAAGAATCCCACACCGCCAACCACCGCCACCGCCTCGATCCATCCACGGCCATGACCGTGCCGTTACCGTCCCCCTACCCACAGATCAATCGATAGCCAACCAAAAACACCCGTCTTTCGGGGGCCTTCGATACGGTTCCACGTATGGAACAGGACGGAGACGGCTTTTACCGCCATCCGCTCCCCGTCGGGCGGCCGGTCCCGGCCGGCGCACCGAGGGGAGACGCCGGGGAAACAACCGGAAACCAATTCCGCGCGAGATCTACTAGGCGCACGCCGCAACGGGGTCGCAGCCAATTAATACGAACCCAAAGAAACCACCGGCGCCGATCGATACAGGGACGAGGAGCCATACCGGACGGGGAGACCTTCTCCGGGACGCGCCCAATGCCGGCGCGGGCGAGGCACCAGAGGGGGAGGCGTCAACGGCGAGGCGGGGGAGGAGCAGGGGTTGGGCTGTGGTTCGGGGGCCGGAAGGAGAGGAGACCGGGGCTGAGGAGGCCGCGTATTAATAGGCGGCGACTCTCCCTCCCTCTGCAGTAGCTTTCTCTCTCTACCCTTCCCccgttctctctctctctctaggaTCCTGGGAAAAGTAGTTACCCGCTGTTTCCGTCGCGGGCGTTACGTTTCGCTTTCGCACCTCACGGGTGTCGCGGTGCGACCGGGCGGCGGTGGGGCCGGCCCCGTCTATCCGACGTGTCGTGATCTCAGTTTTGCCACGTGGATAAATGGACGGCGATGGGCGAGTCGAACCTCGAAGGGAGGGGATGGTTGGTTGGTTGGTTTGGGCTGGAGGGGTCCACACGTGCGCGGGTTAAATTAAAAAAGGGTAGTGGCGGGTGGGCCCGGGATCTACGGCGATTGGTGGGGAGAGGCCATGGAATCCGAACCGACCGCCTTGGGCGCACCGACACGTGGTGCCGCGTGGACAGCGGGCGCCTACTGGATCCACACGTGGAAAGGCGCTGGCCGCCGGTGGCGCCACCACGTGACCTTTTCTTCAACTTTTCTCCCAAGTTTTCTACTACC
Coding sequences within it:
- the LOC125513172 gene encoding probable trehalose-phosphate phosphatase 2 isoform X2 is translated as MTYTTPTSFPSSGLYLNTPKKKPLPSKIEEVRAAGWLDLMLASSPPRKRQSKDFLPHDVQADDLDLRYRNWMVNYPSALGSFEAITELARGKKLALFLDYDGTLSPIVDNPANAVMSDEMRAAVRHVASLFPTAIISGRSRDKVFDFVKLTELYYAGSHGMDIMGPIRKSESNGHHVECVRSTDSEGKEVNLFQPASEFLPMIAEVFENLSESIKDIEGARMEDNKFCVSVHYRNVAPHDYETVHQRVTAVLKDYPCLRLTHGRKVLEVRPVIDWNKGKAVEFLLESLGLSESDDVLPIYVGDDKTDEDAFKVLKANNHGFGILVSSVPKDSDAFYSLRDPSEVMEFLRTLAAWKEGSS
- the LOC125513172 gene encoding probable trehalose-phosphate phosphatase 2 isoform X1: MDLKTSHNSPVFVDPLPSLALPMTYTTPTSFPSSGLYLNTPKKKPLPSKIEEVRAAGWLDLMLASSPPRKRQSKDFLPHDVQADDLDLRYRNWMVNYPSALGSFEAITELARGKKLALFLDYDGTLSPIVDNPANAVMSDEMRAAVRHVASLFPTAIISGRSRDKVFDFVKLTELYYAGSHGMDIMGPIRKSESNGHHVECVRSTDSEGKEVNLFQPASEFLPMIAEVFENLSESIKDIEGARMEDNKFCVSVHYRNVAPHDYETVHQRVTAVLKDYPCLRLTHGRKVLEVRPVIDWNKGKAVEFLLESLGLSESDDVLPIYVGDDKTDEDAFKVLKANNHGFGILVSSVPKDSDAFYSLRDPSEVMEFLRTLAAWKEGSS